The sequence ctgattacggggccgcttccttaaccgctaggccaccacagccccattcGAATTCTACAGATTAACTTCCTGTGTTTTTGAGCAGGGGTGTCAGAACTATGGGCTGTAACTCATTTTTAATGGGGAGCCTGTAGCTAATCTTAAATATATCATAAAATATGGGCCACACATAAAATTTCTGATAAATCATATTGTACTTCTTAGTTTCAACACAAGGTGGCGCCTTTGCCCTAATCAAGGCAACATCTTCACAAAAGaagtataacaaaaaaagattttggcaAGATTGCTCAAACAGATTAGAACCAAAGAAATGCAAAATATTAAGTGAGTGCAcaaatatttcagacaaatatACGGCCACAAGTTCACCAAAACAGTTGTGTAAAGTacgttttttttggggttttttttacaataaaacaccATTTTTGTGATCAGGTGTTTAGGACGCCCATGACGGCAAAAAAACAGACTACTCTAAAACCAGTGGGCCGCTCCTGTAAAAAGAAGAGTTGGATCATGCCAAGTATTTGGCAGTGGggtgagtgaagtgaaagtgaagtgattgcaagACAACGAATATACTTATTAATCGCAATTATGTGATTTTATGAACGACTCTGGTGGCTGGAAATCATGGAAAATGATGTCTGCGTACGtgtagagaggaacttcatcagcaacaattactcttgagttccagtggaatgatgAGGTGCCTTTCCCAATGATCCATTCTAATCATGTCCCAATGATACAATGATTTAAGATGAAAACAGTTGCTCTAATTAAAGAAATGATAAGACTGGCCACATTCAGACTAGTTGTGtttctggtgcatcagcaaaagTGGGTTTGGCTACATacaatttttacatatttatttctctGGTTGTGTAAACCCTATTTCAAATGGACTTGTGCCAACTTAATCAATTTTAGTAAGTGTAACAATTATAATGGGGACCCTGCTGCATCCCGAAATAGATGCAGGCGCTAATCTCCATTTGACCTATAGCTGAGACCCTGGGCTTTAGAACATTTCTTGCTCAAAGCGCATGAAACGTCAGGCACGCGCCTGGTGTGCCTGCACCCCACTCCGCATTTTCCAGAATAACGTTACCCGTGCGTGCTAAACAACAGAAAGAACTTGCCGTGCCAACACTTGGCACGCTTGTCAATTAAATCGGTGACAAGTAAAACGGATTACCCTCCACAACAGACCGTGGCGTCGGCGACCCTTCCCACCCTCCGCCCTGACGGAAATAGACTCCGGCCGAGTGCAGCGCTGGCCtgtccggtgacagttgtgctGTGACGCTTGAGTGACGGCTTTCAGGTGATTCACGGGCTTCTGAGAAAGCTGGACACAACCGACAGTCACCTGACAGGAAATTTAATGGTTATTTTAAAAGTGGCATCTCTTCTATTTGGACTATAGAGAGGGCAGGTGTCAGGCAAGGACTGCATTTCTGATCACATGTTCACGCCCCAAACAAGGCCATATAAATCTGTATAAAACATTCAGTCATTccaataaactttatttatatagaaCTTTAAATGCCAAAAGCAGTGTAGTTGCTGTAATTGCAACCGGCTGAAATGGAAGGGATGGAAGGGCAATCTAAAACTTCTAAAAGTTTTAATACTGTCAATGCAAAAGCATCCTGGGTATATAACTGTTGTCCACATTTGTCCTCCGAAGGcatgacattaaaatgtgtgtctCCTTTGAATTTTCAGCTGCTTTGCGAATTGCACAGTGTCCCCTTTGTAATGTCTGGCAGACTATGTCATTGATGCATATCCATAGAACAAATGTACATGTCAAGTGCTTATTTCTGTCCACAGAATACATTCTGTGCTACGAAATGAAATCATCTTACACACACTAcattttgtccaaaaaaaaaagactttctgtTGTtggaaaattgcattttgtggACAAAATTAACTTTCTTTAGTtgatgaaatgctttttgtggACAGAGTGCACTTTTTGTTCAGAATGAATTGCATTTCATGGACGAAATATCCTTTATATCATATAAATCCTGTCAACGAAATGGCAGATGCTGATGTCAGtttggtggaaaaaaataacaaaaggtGAAGGAGTTTAATCTATCCACAGACAAAATGCAGCATTTGGGTTTCATCATTATATGGTTTGTTCTGCAGCACAGAATTTATTTTGTACATGGAAATAAACCCTTACATTCGCATtcatggcatttaccagatgacTTTATCTTACTTACaaaaagtagttacagggacagtccccccctggagtcactcagggttaagtgtcttgcccaggggtttgaacctgggtcttggtGGTCCTCTGCTTCATTCCCTTGACACGTGGCGCCCCATATCTATTTGTTTGTGTCCATGGACATGTCTTTTCACACTGGCAGAGTGATGGTCATAGTCTTCCCACACATGATCCAATTACATCGGCTTATGTTATTTTCTAGGCCCAGCTAGGATAACACTGGGTGACCATTTGGGTGCAGCACCCCTTTTATGGGACCTTCTCCTTGTCAGTTGCGATGAAGCTGTATGAGAGATAAGGGGTCGTGTGCCAAGTAACTTTGTCTGAATGTTGTGCAGAGGAAAACATGGCACACGCATTTCTGGTTGTTAACACTGGGAACAAGATCTCTTCCCCGTTCCCTCcatctcgctccctctctctctctctctctctctctctctcctcatcacccccccccctctctctatctctcgtTTGTTTGTTCATGCCAGTCCGATCTCCTGGTCTTGACGCATGCCAGCGCAGGTTCCAGTGGATGCCGCGCTGTTTCGGCCGCGCTGAGGCGGGAGCGGGTGGGGTCTGGGATGAGGCGGGGCGGCACCCGTGGGTGAGTACCGCAGCATTGTCCCACTCGGATCGCGTAACAGCAGGAATGGCACCCTTCCATCTTCGTTTCCGTCCCTCCATCCGTTCTCTAAAAGGGACGGATGGGACACAGGGCCCCTGGGTGCACGGGTCTTAACTGCAGCCACGAAGGAGGACGGAGACCGGAACACCAGTGTGGTTTAACTGGGACCATTTTCTCGACTTGGACACGGAATTATTCTAATTAGGTGAGCAGCACGTCCTGCACGTCCTATGTATTCTCTCAGGACACCCCTGGTGTCGAAGACAACCCAGAACTATCCtcgttttcatttaaatatgaacgttttacatttttatgaagCATTGATGttgaaataagatttttttttcttcgctaAAACCTGTTTTTGTAGGAGATGAATGTGGCGTTAATACACGAGAAGCTTATTATCAAATCCTTCTGGGAGCAGAAAATAGAAAACCACTCCCAGATGGCTGGCGTGGAGGAGAAACGTCTGCAGAACAGCGCCCTTTCAAAGTAAGTCACGTGTCGTTTAAAGGCCGATTGGCTCTTTGGACACATCCGCCGTGGGACTGAGGATTAGATGTACACCATCACCGCACTGGGACCAGTGTTGGTCGCTCACACTTACGTAGCGGTTAGAAATAGACGGGCTCTCGGTGACCTCTAAATCACGAAATCTGTGCTCGTCAACATAGCATGCATCGCCACCTAATGGTCTGCTGTGCTTTTAGGAAAGTTCTGGTCGTCTCAGAAGTTATATATGAACTGCATATCGTGaaaaggacatttacatttacagcatttaccagacgcccttgtacagagcgacttacaatcagtagttacagggacagtccccccctggagacactcagggttaagtgtcttgctcagggacacaatggtagtaagtgggatttgaacccgggtcttctggttcgtaggcgagtgtgttacccgctaggctactaccacaacgATATCGCCACCACGATCAGACTTCCGTGCAGGGCCCAACGCGGGATAGCTCAAATCTCCGCTCAGCCACGTTTAAAGGAGACGCGGAGCCTCGGAATAAACAGGTCGCGCTCGTTTCTCATTTCGGGATGAAAGGGTGGGCCGGGGGGTCGGGCCGTTAATGTTAGGAGTAAAAACGGATCTCCGAGGGGGCCAGGAGAGAAGTGGTGGCATGAGCCGCAGGATAAGCGGGCCCGTCCCAAACTCCCTTAGCTGTCATGCAATAGCCCTCGTCCCGCTTAAGGTCAGGGGATTATCGGACACAGCAGCGCTGCAGCCACACCAAATGCAATAATCCGAGTCAATGCGAGGAAGGTGACAGAGATAGCCGTCTCTACAGAGCACATGACGGCGCCGCCTCTGGGCCAGCACCCCAGTAGCTCTAATTAGAATGTAAAAATTGGCCTAGACAtatacagtggatataaaaagtctACACACCCCTATTAAAATACCGGGTTTTTGTGAGAGCACAATAAATCGTTTCAAATCCTACCCGTAACCAAGCATTAGTATGCACACCCTCatcttttgactttttttttttttctttgttgagTTGAATTTTAAAGGTTATAGGTCACATTTAAAGGTCATAGGTCACATTGACTTGGTTTTGGATGCCGGATTATGGATGATTCGCCGCGTGTTGTTACCGCCGCTGCAGGCTGAGGGACGAGTGGCTGCACAGGCTGGAGAGTCGGACGAAACACCTGAAGGCCTTCAGCGACGAGCGCGGGAAGAGGGACAAGCCAACGCCGCAGAAAGAGCTGGAGTGACCCTCTCACCAGCCACGCGGTCTTCTCACAAGCACATGTTTAAACAATTTGTGTCAATAAAATCTTTACGTTTTAGAAGTCAACTAAGCTTTTGTTGAGAGACGTGTCCAGACCACAGAACGAGTGGAAGACACATTTACTGCTGTGTAAAGGCACCGACTTTTCAGGTCCCTAATTGACCCAGATTTGACAGAGTAACTGGCATCCTGATGATAGGACTCTCGTTTTTTCTAAATGCTTGGGATTTAATAATGCTCCCAACCTGCCA comes from Denticeps clupeoides chromosome 11, fDenClu1.1, whole genome shotgun sequence and encodes:
- the LOC114799046 gene encoding protein FAM240B, whose translation is MNVALIHEKLIIKSFWEQKIENHSQMAGVEEKRLQNSALSKLRDEWLHRLESRTKHLKAFSDERGKRDKPTPQKELE